The following are encoded in a window of Nocardia sp. BMG111209 genomic DNA:
- a CDS encoding AI-2E family transporter — protein sequence MSGAGPEAAVGGDETVVTDGVAAIGRRASGRPVYPDPADAVHPLVRQTAEWCWRVLVILISVLVVAYLAHRLTTVVIPLAIALLAAALLSPLVDLLQRVGLPRGIGVFVALVGSLGLLAGIFTFVIEQFITGVPQLTDEFKTSIQSVQDWLINGPLHMSNDQIRNAGNTIIKTLESNQQSLTSGALTTATVIGEFLTGTFLTLFITIFFLYGGDQIWHFVTRIVPTPHRDRVRVAGRLGFGTLIGFVRATVVVAGVDAIGIGSGLAILNVPLALPLASLVFIGAFIPIIGSLLAGTIAVFLALMTKGMVTALIVLGITIAVMQLESHVLQPLLLGRAVRIHPLAVILAITAGVVLAGIAGGLLAVPFVAVMNTAVRSLLASSPTVLYEELTSGRPGEPMFHADPDNPTPGRYDVPGTGPDLVTEG from the coding sequence ATGAGCGGTGCGGGGCCGGAGGCGGCAGTGGGGGGCGACGAGACCGTGGTCACGGACGGCGTGGCGGCCATCGGGCGGCGGGCGTCCGGTCGGCCCGTCTACCCCGATCCCGCGGACGCGGTGCACCCGCTGGTGCGGCAGACCGCGGAATGGTGCTGGCGGGTGCTGGTCATCCTGATCTCGGTGCTGGTGGTGGCCTATCTGGCGCATCGGCTGACCACGGTCGTGATTCCGCTGGCCATCGCCCTGCTGGCCGCGGCGCTGCTGTCGCCGCTGGTGGACCTGTTACAACGGGTCGGATTACCGCGCGGCATCGGGGTTTTCGTGGCGCTGGTCGGTTCGCTCGGCCTGCTGGCCGGCATCTTCACCTTCGTGATCGAGCAGTTCATCACGGGTGTGCCGCAGCTGACCGACGAATTCAAGACGAGCATCCAGAGCGTGCAGGACTGGCTGATCAACGGTCCGCTGCACATGAGCAACGATCAGATCCGCAACGCGGGCAACACGATCATCAAGACCCTCGAATCGAATCAGCAGTCGCTGACCAGCGGCGCGCTGACCACGGCGACGGTGATCGGGGAGTTCCTCACCGGAACCTTCCTCACGCTGTTCATCACCATCTTCTTCCTCTACGGCGGCGACCAGATCTGGCATTTCGTCACCCGGATCGTCCCGACCCCGCATCGGGACCGGGTTCGCGTCGCCGGGCGGCTCGGTTTCGGCACGCTGATCGGCTTCGTGCGGGCGACGGTCGTGGTGGCCGGCGTGGACGCGATCGGAATCGGTTCGGGCCTGGCGATTCTCAACGTTCCGCTGGCGCTGCCGCTGGCCTCGCTGGTGTTCATCGGCGCGTTCATCCCGATCATCGGGTCGCTGCTGGCCGGGACCATCGCGGTATTCCTCGCCCTGATGACGAAGGGCATGGTCACGGCCCTGATCGTGCTGGGTATCACGATCGCGGTCATGCAGCTGGAAAGCCATGTGCTGCAACCGTTGCTGCTGGGCCGTGCGGTGCGGATCCACCCGCTGGCCGTGATCCTCGCGATCACCGCGGGTGTGGTGCTCGCCGGTATCGCCGGCGGCCTGCTGGCGGTGCCGTTCGTCGCGGTGATGAACACCGCCGTGCGGTCACTGCTGGCCAGCAGTCCCACCGTCCTCTACGAGGAACTGACCAGCGGACGGCCCGGCGAACCGATGTTCCACGCCGATCCGGACAACCCGACCCCGGGCCGGTACGACGTACCCGGGACCGGACCCGACTTGGTCACCGAGGGCTGA
- a CDS encoding DUF1707 domain-containing protein, with translation MSTSGTRPTAAGGAVGDRDLRVSDAEREHVGMLLQRAVGLGMLSLGEFTERMDTALAAKTRGELNAVLVDLPGMRLNGQPRPAPAHYGRPQATPAPAGNVIRSRLSSVTRRGRWQVPASLYLSNHMSSVTLDFTEAIMSTQVVELRMDDFCSSLTLIVPGEATVDLDGLELTGSSITNKVRGGGTAIGALHLVVHGKLRFGSVTAKYPFGVQWRRLVSGA, from the coding sequence ATGTCCACCTCCGGAACGCGCCCGACGGCGGCCGGGGGTGCGGTGGGTGACCGGGACCTTCGAGTATCGGACGCCGAACGTGAACACGTCGGAATGCTGCTGCAGCGGGCCGTCGGCCTGGGGATGCTGTCGCTGGGTGAATTCACCGAGCGGATGGATACGGCGCTGGCGGCCAAGACCCGCGGCGAATTGAACGCCGTACTCGTCGACCTGCCGGGTATGCGGCTGAACGGGCAGCCGCGACCGGCCCCGGCCCACTACGGCCGGCCGCAGGCGACCCCCGCCCCGGCCGGCAATGTGATCCGCTCGCGGCTGTCCTCGGTGACCCGGCGCGGCCGCTGGCAGGTGCCGGCGTCGCTGTATCTGAGCAACCACATGTCGAGCGTGACCCTCGATTTCACCGAGGCGATCATGTCCACCCAGGTCGTCGAGCTGCGCATGGATGATTTCTGCTCCTCGCTGACCCTGATCGTGCCCGGCGAGGCCACCGTCGACCTGGACGGCCTGGAACTCACCGGATCCAGCATCACCAACAAGGTCCGCGGTGGCGGCACCGCGATCGGCGCACTGCATCTGGTGGTCCACGGCAAGTTGCGCTTCGGGTCCGTGACCGCCAAATATCCGTTCGGCGTGCAGTGGCGCCGGCTGGTGTCCGGCGCCTGA